The proteins below are encoded in one region of Belonocnema kinseyi isolate 2016_QV_RU_SX_M_011 chromosome 1, B_treatae_v1, whole genome shotgun sequence:
- the LOC117177851 gene encoding collagen alpha-1(I) chain-like: MAEATGGCCPIFRKGGPKKLDGPVQTGLPGQSGSTHGPMYPAEFHGGSSANVPVSPARFQGDFSAHGPVSPAAFHGGPPQPGTMAPGGYPGNHGINGNEGLQANQAYMAAPQHHAQQVIPGYGLPPGYPMNQNHLASTAHLGHQGSPNQNSPKTHDGYTLQVGTKTLDEYHPESPSGFFGYKK; this comes from the coding sequence ATGGCTGAAGCAACTGGTGGTTGCTGCCCCATATTTCGTAAAGGAGGACCCAAAAAACTAGACGGACCTGTGCAGACAGGTCTGCCAGGACAGTCGGGATCAACCCACGGTCCTATGTATCCAGCAGAATTCCATGGAGGCTCATCAGCCAACGTTCCGGTGAGCCCAGCCCGATTCCAGGGAGACTTTTCAGCCCACGGTCCTGTGAGCCCAGCAGCATTCCATGGAGGTCCACCACAACCCGGAACTATGGCTCCAGGAGGTTACCCCGGAAACCATGGAATCAACGGAAACGAAGGATTGCAAGCAAATCAAGCGTATATGGCAGCGCCACAACACCATGCTCAACAAGTAATCCCCGGTTATGGGTTGCCGCCAGGATACCCAATGAACCAAAATCATTTAGCTTCAACTGCACACCTAGGACACCAAGGATCACCAAATCAAAACAGTCCAAAAACCCATGATGGATACACGTTGCAAGTGGGCACGAAAACATTAGACGAATACCATCCAGAGAGTCCAAGCGGATTCTTCGGATATAAGAAATAA